The following coding sequences are from one Vicugna pacos chromosome 11, VicPac4, whole genome shotgun sequence window:
- the LOC140699569 gene encoding trafficking protein particle complex subunit 9-like isoform X2, whose translation MDNLEAWNGTEMELLQRSEERIQPCSILSELYELIGFHCKSTFFKRVAPVRHAAPGIPEPGGKACSRLLLQTLPGYSLSLDLQDFSKCVGTKTLLQPH comes from the exons atggataatctggaagcttggaatggaaccgagatggaattactgcag cgttccgaggagagaattcagccgtgcagcatcctctccgagctctacgagttgatcggcttccactgcaagtccaccttcttcaagcgggtggcccccgtgcggcacgcggcccccggcatcccagagcctggcgggaaggcctgctcccgactcctcctgcagacgcttcctggctacagtctgtcgctggacctgcaggacttcagcaaatgtgttggaactaaaacattgcttcagccccattaa